In Microplitis demolitor isolate Queensland-Clemson2020A chromosome 10, iyMicDemo2.1a, whole genome shotgun sequence, the sequence ttattatatatattgggTGATAAAGtgtgatgaaaataaaaaataaaagtttttttaccCGAGCTCGCGAGTTTTTTCAGCAAAGATGCGGCACGTTGACGATCGTGTAGGCAACAACCATCAGTCGCTTGATTATCGCGCCATCTTTaagttgataattttcgaGACTCGATTCAAGTCGACTTTTCATAAcctcgatttaaaaaaaaagttgtttgaGAGCCAATTATAGAATAGGATTCGTTGTTTGAATTTTAGACATCGATTTATTGGCTGGTTTACTTTTCCCGCGCTTTTGATCAGCGTCTGcgcaatttgaatttaaatgaattgttTGTGACGGCGTCTTTTGTTTAGATCTGATGACATGAATGTTTTTATGGATTTATGGAACTACTACTGCTGCTGTTATCTGTAGTCATAGATAATcatctgtaattttttctcGTTGTTATATAATtctgtaaaattatatataattatttgtgattttttttcgtggcattatataaaatattaatcatgtataattatatataattttttttactcgggtataattaaaaaatataatttttttattgtaaatatgcGGTTTTAAGtacaatgtatttatttttaaattaattatctatttaatttcaaatttattaaaatttttatataatattttttcaagtcaaattctttattaaactaataatcataagtcaaaattatcaaatatttcaaatatcacccatattttttcaaatttatcttttatatgtttgatcaataaaattaaatacccgCAAATACATAAGAAAATCTACTAGCATGCTTTCACTTTAGCTATagaagtatacatatatatacatatatttatggtTCAATTCAAgtcattttctttattataatttatgaaataaatataattttaaaactgtatagaaaattgtaaacttCTCTTGAGaagattataataaaacttacaatttattttgtaaataaaaagtgtttaaattttcgagtgataaaataaattatgtcagTTGAATATGTCTATTTAAATCAGTTAAGTCAACATTAACtcataatatactattaaataataattaaatacttagtttatttgtaaataaaaaataaaaaaaataaaacaatgaaCCGGATGGGAAATAATTTAGAGCAAGAAGACAAAATCACCGATAAACAggattcaattaaattaaatcaaacaaaaagtaataaattattatttttatgatcgtTAGTAATCAGAAGGTTAATTATtctgtcaaaaattaaatgtcattttttttagcgatAGAAAACGCATGCGATGAAATTTTACTTAAGCCACTGGACACTAGTATTAAAAAACAGCCTGATGAAAATTATCCCCAGCTGACCATGGAAATGTTCTTCGAATTTATGCGGACAGCTTATCAAGTCAATGATAGCTTTGATGGTCTCTCAAGTGTATTAGCAGCACACAGTGAAATAGATTGGTCGGAATTAgctaaaattgatttaaatttacagtcGGGGAATAGTAAAAGTATTGGTACAGATCAAGTTGGAACGGGTATTGAAGTAagcagttaattattttatttaattgatcatttatttatttattattttttcttaatgaaTTCAGGATAAATCAACAAGACGGTCATCGGGTTCGCAAGAAGAacatgatgataaaaaaaatgatggcgcaaattcaaataaaaattcagatcTGCAGTCGCCgagtaaaaaatcaaaaactccAAAAAGTGCGGGAGAGTCTTTGGAAGTTAGAGAACATCTTCTAtcaaaaatgatgaaaaaaaatcttagcGACGTCTTACATGAGGGATTGCTCGACTCTGTCTTGCCGTACATGCTGCCTAAGCCAACCCTGTCACAGCCGATAATCAAAAAACATTCAgtggatataaaaaaatcttcttCTTTGAATAACAATGTTGATAAATCTAGTGGATTATCGTCAGCGAATCGggataaagataaagatagAAGCAAAATTCACAGAAAATCTCTtgagtaatttatattaatttaatatttatatagctGGCAATTGTTGGagtattaatttgtaattcatattttaattgaaatagaaCAGAAGTAGAAATTCACGTTTGCGAtgaatcgaaaaatataaaaaaagattttcggTGCCcgcaaaaattattgatacaaaaaatGTGTTACTTTGCTGACGTTACCGCTGGACAAAAGCTGGAAGAAATGGACATATCTGTACACTGTGACATTGTCATCTTTGATTGGCTGATGAGGTGGGTCAAGAAGGACATAATTAAGAAATCAGAGTGGCCTGTTTTAGAAGCAAATAATGTAATTCCAATAACAGTCTCAGCTTCCTTTCTACAAATGGAGCCTCTACTTGAGCAATGCCTTGTTTTTTGTCATGAAAATATGTCTGAAGTATTGAAGACGTCAACTATTTTAACTTGTCTAAAtgacaatatttttactaGGTATActtctaattaaataaatgattaatatttaaaaataataatgataatttgttTCAGATTAGCTGATTTATTTACGAACGTTGATGTTGAAACTTTGAAAGACAAAAAAGATAAAGTACAGAGTcgtttattttgtaaattaattatgtcattaGCAGATCCAACTCCAGATAATAGACGAGGACATTACAGTTCATTAGCgacattatttaaatgtaataagTGTGGAAAAAATGTGATACGATCTGTGTCTGATACCGTTCCATGTGTCCCGAGTGCTATGAAAATAGATACTAGAGggaatatttatagtaaacaTTCTAGGTACagttgatactttttttttagagtaaaaTTAAGTGTGGTCCAGtttttgacttttaaaaatcacaGATGATTTATAGATATAGTGAGCTACCCATATATTCCCATAACAAGTTGCAACTCAAGCACTGATTACAAGAATCATTTGATAGACAATACATAGACTTGCCCAAGATAATCTTGTAGTCTTGTACTATTTTTATGAGAGTATTTTGGGGAAGACACCTAGGTGCCTACGTCTTTATATACCTATCAATCTCTcacaaaaaatgaatacaaGGTTCAAAGACAAGATTGTTGTAGGACTTGCACATGATATTGTACAAAAGAACATTGAAGATGTCTTGCTCAAGATGTGTTAGTAAAGTCACTTACGCGTATCTTGACCGAGTCTTGCAACAGAAATTACTTGCAGACACTAACGCATATCTTGTGGCAGATCTGCTCCAGAAGTGTCATATCACACTATCTATGTACCTAACTTCTATCTCTGTCTACCCCAGGATCCTGTATCATATGCCAATGGAAGGGATACAGTGACAGAGGCAGATACTGCAATATGACACTTCTGGAGCACATCTGCCGCAAGATATGCAATAGTATATGCAAGTAATTTCTGGTGCAAGATTAGCTCGAGTCACTACCAATGTACCTTGAGCAAGATGTCTTAAATATTCTTGCACAATTCTTTGTGTAACACAACGCAAAGTCTTTTCTTAAGTCTTATACAAGACTTGCAATTTAAAACTTTGTACCAGTGACTACAGCAGGATCTATAGTTATATAAAGACGTAGACAACTAGTGTCCGGTGACCAGACGGGCAAGATTGCTATAAGGTTGTTATATGGGTAGAAAAATTGTGAAAGTTGTCTCTTCATACTTTAGTTAACATtgatttagttatttaaatttttaaaattaaaagtgttGAAAAGATCAGAAAAAGGATCATGATCAATTATTAGGGCATTTACTTtatgtgataaattttttttatccaacaGAGATCTCACGTGGTCATTAAATGACtatatagtaaatttacgaTCAGAATTACGTTCATGGCGAAAAGTTTATTGGCGTCTTTGGGGAGATTGTCATTTCCTTTACTGTCGTCAGTGCAACACCCACTTTCCGATAAATCAGATGGACTGGTGCTCACATCACCCCGAGATACCGCAATTTTTTGCTAATGAACAGCAGAGATCAGCGCCGTATCCTCTGGGACGTTATCCATGTTGCAGTCAGCGGGCGTATCGATTCGAAGCACTTCCTAATAGGGAAGGATGCCGGTTTAAAGTAAAATCTCAAATAATACCTGGTCTCTTGATAATTATCtagctaaaaaatataacaagcattgtaattattttaaagatttatattttaggaACACATACCGACGGTTTCCGTAGACAACGACGGGcatgttttgaatatttttactctcTACCGTGACATCCTGACGCTGGATCCACcgcaattgttttttccgGAAAAAATTACGCGTCTAGTTACACGGGACTCAGCATCGCAGTCGGGGAAATTGATGTGCAAGGAACCGATGCCGTGGGATGGAATTGAACTGGCGCCGTCACGGCCTAAACTTGGGTTGCTTGCTAAAGTTTGGGGAGGATCTGGTGTTCGCAGACCTTGTCAAACTAatgctgctgctgctactaCTGGTGGTACAGTTGTAGATGGACAAAATAAGTCACGAAAGTTGATACCGCAGAACTCGCAAGTTGTTGATACTCCGTCTCCTAATACTTCAACGAGTGACagcgatgatgatgatggcaTTACTGCTTGTGGTGACACTAGTATTGATGATGATTCAGATAATAATAGTGAAGAGTCTCATGGCTGGCCGTTATATAAACCCACTGGTAAAATAAAACGACGTCATCCTTCGAAACggtaattgttatttttaaaaatacattcactagtaacttttaaaaatttttttaaaagaaaatttaatttattataaaattttaaggcctaattttaattgatgtttttaaatgacaaaaatattaattgaactTTGGTTGATTTCAGACAAGAAGGTGGCAGATGTTGGAACATGAATTTACTGGTAAAATATAACCAAGACAACCAACGCGATTTCGAGGAACGAGCGGCCTGTCAAATGATCGGTTTCTTGACCAAAAGAACTTCCGCTGAATGTTTAATTACCAAAATGCACAAAAATTCTCACACTTCCAACACTCAGTCCATCGGTACCTATTTTTcagttaatgataaatttgaattatcgatttatttggttaattttACTTTGGTCTAGGGGGAAGTTACGTAAAATTGGAAGCAGAGTTCAGAGAACAGACCGCGCATTCAGCGAaggtaaaaaataacagtcatGGGAAAGGACTCAGCCGTTCTCGGACTTTAAAGCcttagtgaatttttttaagaaacgaACAAATCACTGGACTCAAtacgtcatttttttttaattaaaaaaaaattatgtgactaaaaataaaaatactattcattttatttaatttttaaaattttattgcagtaCTACAAtttggttaaaaataaaatgagggATTTTATTACCCGACTTTGTTGTAACTTAAGACAAGATAgtgatatgtatgtatatagaaaATACATTGatataatatgaattttatcaaaatggaAATTAGATATTTACTATCATTGAACACAACATAAAGAATGAGATCGTAGTTAacttttaagaaataaataattataataaaataaataattatgctaatgataatagaataaataaacgagcaataaataatctttaactttaaaattaatactggTTCAATCAGTCGCtcattattattgctattatgcCTTTCCTTGATATAAATCACTGCGATCTAAGATCGCCTCCAACTCAGCATCAGTATAAActgtaacaataaaaattataaaaattattttatttataattttaatatcactaGAACCTATAGTCGACTACCGTTATAAGCCTTGTCGTAggggaaatttttcttgtaatttaagTCTTTCACTACCGTgcgtttagttttgttctcgactacccgttataagcctgttttattttatatcattttaaacgtcatatttaCGTTTTGTTACATACGTCACTATCCCAATTTTTCTAGTGTTTAtagcgctaaaataaatacttatctttttacactaataataattgtaatgcaaaaaattataataacaacggtattaattacagtaatgataataaaaattttattgatcaacataatgatcaataaaatttttaaattgtaacagaagctttaattgtaattaatgattacaactatgaacaataaataatattttacttaataatgattaaattattctccgCGAAACatcgatagtaaattttcataatttatttagatattttgttcgtattattagtttataatttagagaattttaacggaggcttataacgggatgTCTGGtacgaaactcaaaaaagtGGTTGAGTAGAGGACTCAGTAACTCCCGATTGAGGGGAACAGACCTATGACAGGTAGTCgactgtaatttaaataaaaaaaataagcataCCATCTTTTTCAGAAGTCACGACTATACTATCAGTAGTCTTCAAAAGTTGTTGCATCTGCTTAATAAAATCACCACTCATTATATTTGCTGACTCCAGCTGCTTAGAGATGAccattttttccaaatttctcTTAGCATGAGCACGAGTCATGATTATTTCATCAATAGTTCCTTTGGTACAGAGCTTGTAAACAACCACCGGCCGTGTCTGTCCGATACGATGACAGCGCGCCATTGCCTGGATGTCGACCTGCGGGTTCCAGTCACTGTCATAAAGAATAATAGTATCAGCGCCTGCCAAATTGAGTCCCACGCCACCAGCGCGCGTGGAAACCAAGAATATAAAAACATCCGGATCATTATTGAAGCTTTCAATGTTAACTTTCCGTTCTTCAATTGATGTTCTGCCGGATAAAGCTACATATTTCCATGGTCTCAATGTCAGATACTCTTCCAGCAGATCCAACAGCATTACCAGCGTTGAAAATATCAGGACTTTGTGTCCCTGCGCATGCAGTTTCTTAAGCATCGCGTCCAATACCAACAGTTTTCCAGAAGTTTTCAACAAATCTTCATTTATTTCCAAGTAACCATTGGGAGCTTTTGGCCAGTGGACCAAGTACGGGTGGTTAACTATTTTACGGTACAGTGGGTATCGATTACCACCGAAATTCGaacgaataaaataatctctGTTTCTGTCATTAACATCTGCgtattttttccatgtacttaaacaattttcttgtccagtagttaattttttttcatctcttGGTTCTTCTTTTACTTTGTAATCATAATTACTTGAAGTAGGATAACTTGGACCAgctttatcatcattatcatccattttcttcaattcaaatggatcaaaataattatcgctGAACTTATTTCTCATAGTACAAGCGCGTTTAGGTCTAGTACCATCCGGAACAAAGATAGTCTCAGACTCTGGTACTTTCATAGACAAAACATTTGAATCGTAATTAAGAACAGCCGTGTAAAGATCACGTTGTAATTCAGTAATAGGTGCGTAGACAATAAGTTCTTTTTTTCCAGGTAAATCTAAAGCAATTTCTTCTTTAATACGTCTCAGCATAAAGGGTTTAAGAATTTCACGCAACATACTCACGACATTTTTCTCACTTTCCtgctttattattttctgagcACCAGCCTCGCCTTGCATCTCTTTGACATTGAACCAGGACTGGAAGACATCAAGATCATTGAAGATGTCGGGCTGGAGGAAGTTCAGTAGAGCCCAGAGCTCATTCAAATCATTCTGCAAGGGAGTCCCAGTCAGCAACAAACGATGGACTGAATTAAAAGTCCTTAACATGCGCGCCAACTGGGAGTTGGCATTTTTGATCCTCTGACCTTCGTCGACGACGATGTAACGCCAATTGAAACCCCGCAGCAGGGAAGCATCGCGGACAGATACTTCGTATGTCGTTATAATAATAGGATAAGTTTTGAATCCGTGTACTGACTTCTTGGTGTTCAGTTGCTTGGCGACGCGTTTGCGTTCTTCTAATGTCCCATGCAAAACGTATACGGGTAAGGTGGGAGCGAAGCGCGCAAACTCTGCAGTCCAGTTGGGAATCGTTGACAACGGGGCGATTATTAAATAAGGACCTGCTACTTTTGTCTCCATCAACCAGCACAACAAAGCGATAACTTGAATGGTCTTTCCTAGACCCATTTCGTCAGCAAGAATTCCATTCAACCCGTTCTTATTTAAAGCCTGGAGCCACTCAAAACCTTTCTCTTGATAGGGGTATAGTGACCCATTGAAGTACTTGGgtaaaacgaattttttttctgctggCTCATCATCCGACGTCGAGTTCAGCTCATCCTCAATATCTTCTACGCTAAGATTTATCTTTGaggattttttgtttttcccgCCTTTTTTGGCCTGCTTTGATCTTGTAGCTGAAGTAAAGTCCGAATCTTCATCGctgctgatcaaattttttttcgcttccGTGTGTCGCTTCCGAGTCAACCTTTGTCTCTTAGGAGGTGAATTTTCTTCGTTCTCTTCATCACTTGACGGCAATTTGGGAACTTGACGTCGTTTGTCTCCGGGTTTCGCTGATGACTTTGAAGCCGGGTTGTTGATGTTGGCTTTGATGAACGTCGAGTAAAATTTGCTCTTCTTCAGCAAATGTTTCAAACTGTTGTAAGCTTGTTCCTGCCTCTGTCGTTGATACTCTTCGTTTTCGAGTCTTCTTTGTTCTGCATCATATTGAtgtcgagtttttttttctaccgaGTCAATTTGTATGCTGACGAATTTGACATCTTGACAAATCAAGTTGTTATTCACATCCTCAcctgaatcaataaataaataaaataaataatttcataataattaaataaaaataaagtaattacttGTAatgtacattaaaaaattctgtataaatttgaaatagtcaacaaataatttaatcatgacttaaatttaatatttttgaaaaatatttttcatttgtttggtaatttattggttggattaataaataaaattaataaaatttttaagaacttacTGGATTTAGAAGAGCTTGGAAGGCTTGAAAAACCCGAGTCTTCATCAGTCCCAACCTCAACTTTCGGGATAATTGAATTTGTGGTCAAATTTTTAAGGACGCTCGTGTCAGTTGCATCCATTgctctaattattaataactaatttttttttttttataaaaaatgaacactAATATGAAGTTAcatgaaaagaataaaattattaataaatttcaaacagtTAAAAAGTTCGTTAACACAATGAATGTCTAAAAGGCGCCAAAGTAATGctggatttttttaactactaCGAGAGTTCGCTGTAGtcacaagttttttttagtaataaaataaaaactgtaaatttaattattaatttgatggaattcattaataatttatttttaaccaatttgattaattaactaaattaattatttatttatttgtttattattttaaattaacaaagaaaataaaaatttgaatgtagCTCCATCTGCCGCGCAATTTTGTAGTTCAAATTGTTCCCGCTTGCCGCGTTTAGTTCAGTTTAAAATAAGCGGGATAGGTAACGACGACGATCATTCCAAGATTCTCAGAAGCGACCGTTACACATTTAGCACTCgctcttaaataatttacaataattaccgGTTTTAAAACATGTCgcgtaataaataatacaaataaatgaacTTTAGCTTCCCGGGAAGCATcgtagataaaaattattattaagaacgTCTTGCATAAccttttaaatgataatttaaaaaaattctcgcgTCTTGCTTGCATAAGTCCGCGCCgccatttctttttattttattcgtttattttaaattaataaataattcgtattttttatcaaaaataccaaataattaattatttgaatcaagaatacaagaaatttatcatttaaatcaagatctcaaaataattatcagtaattattttttccggtcCGGCTTCgtaagtttttctttttttttcccaattattttttttgtctagattttatcgattaattttttattatttttatcatctggAATTTTCAATTGGCTATTTGATGAtgactgaaattaatttttatgattttattattgagatttttttttaaacaattaattacaaaaaaaaatctaaaaatatgcatatgtagaaaatttgaaaaactacaggtgcaatttttggaattttttttttttataatttattgtttttaaaaaaatccaataattatttgacgTCTGCTGAATTCAGTATCATTCCTAAAGTTATTATGAGCGTAAATTTGGCTGGCAAtcagcaattttttgaatttttgaacaaattaataaaatgtaagaagaatgaaaattaaaaatttcatacttagaaaattaaaaaaccagtacgtgcattttttttaattttattatttcaatttatttatttatttaaaatttctaaattctctcatatattttacattcaaactcaaaagttatttgacaTTTAACTTtcggattttcttttttcaataaatcagttataaaacaaaaaaaaaataaaaaaactaaaaaaatatgcgcatgtagaaaattttaaaaattactagtgcaattttttcaaatattttttttttataatttgttagttggaaaaaaattatcagatatcgggtaacttcagtatcattgattttgaagttactagaaaataaataattttttgattttttttcaacaaatcaattaaaaaaaaaaaaaatgaaaaagaaaaaaaaatgcgtgtagaaaatttaaaaaactacagatgcaatttttttaaatattttttttttatagtttatcatttttaaaaaattaaaaaattattagatatcAGCTGActttaatatcattatcaaaattactatGATTATGATTAGATTAATTACAAGCTggtagttaattatttaaatgatgacATAGGTcgggatttaaaaaatgaataattataggCAAGATTTAAGttgtttattacaataaatcgatcttgtacaaataaatttataattttcagacAAGTTTCGCTGTTTTTGTCCACGATATTTattacttcattttattttattatttttctcgatATGTATCCTATTTTATCAGGTCTATTCGGAATGATTTACGGAAAGTTATCGTAGTTGTACccatttaatttcttttttttgccaTTTTATTGTACAATCTAATGACTTTATGATAATacgttatttcattttaaaaaatttttatttatttacaatattcaattaaaattattcattattgcaaattaatataaaaggaaaaaacatttttttttttataaaaaaagaaatcgc encodes:
- the LOC103580348 gene encoding SANT and BTB domain regulator of class switch recombination translates to MNRMGNNLEQEDKITDKQDSIKLNQTKTIENACDEILLKPLDTSIKKQPDENYPQLTMEMFFEFMRTAYQVNDSFDGLSSVLAAHSEIDWSELAKIDLNLQSGNSKSIGTDQVGTGIEDKSTRRSSGSQEEHDDKKNDGANSNKNSDLQSPSKKSKTPKSAGESLEVREHLLSKMMKKNLSDVLHEGLLDSVLPYMLPKPTLSQPIIKKHSVDIKKSSSLNNNVDKSSGLSSANRDKDKDRSKIHRKSLETEVEIHVCDESKNIKKDFRCPQKLLIQKMCYFADVTAGQKLEEMDISVHCDIVIFDWLMRWVKKDIIKKSEWPVLEANNVIPITVSASFLQMEPLLEQCLVFCHENMSEVLKTSTILTCLNDNIFTRLADLFTNVDVETLKDKKDKVQSRLFCKLIMSLADPTPDNRRGHYSSLATLFKCNKCGKNVIRSVSDTVPCVPSAMKIDTRGNIYSKHSRDLTWSLNDYIVNLRSELRSWRKVYWRLWGDCHFLYCRQCNTHFPINQMDWCSHHPEIPQFFANEQQRSAPYPLGRYPCCSQRAYRFEALPNREGCRFKEHIPTVSVDNDGHVLNIFTLYRDILTLDPPQLFFPEKITRLVTRDSASQSGKLMCKEPMPWDGIELAPSRPKLGLLAKVWGGSGVRRPCQTNAAAATTGGTVVDGQNKSRKLIPQNSQVVDTPSPNTSTSDSDDDDGITACGDTSIDDDSDNNSEESHGWPLYKPTGKIKRRHPSKRQEGGRCWNMNLLVKYNQDNQRDFEERAACQMIGFLTKRTSAECLITKMHKNSHTSNTQSIGGSYVKLEAEFREQTAHSAKVKNNSHGKGLSRSRTLKP
- the LOC103580320 gene encoding lymphocyte-specific helicase; amino-acid sequence: MDATDTSVLKNLTTNSIIPKVEVGTDEDSGFSSLPSSSKSSEDVNNNLICQDVKFVSIQIDSVEKKTRHQYDAEQRRLENEEYQRQRQEQAYNSLKHLLKKSKFYSTFIKANINNPASKSSAKPGDKRRQVPKLPSSDEENEENSPPKRQRLTRKRHTEAKKNLISSDEDSDFTSATRSKQAKKGGKNKKSSKINLSVEDIEDELNSTSDDEPAEKKFVLPKYFNGSLYPYQEKGFEWLQALNKNGLNGILADEMGLGKTIQVIALLCWLMETKVAGPYLIIAPLSTIPNWTAEFARFAPTLPVYVLHGTLEERKRVAKQLNTKKSVHGFKTYPIIITTYEVSVRDASLLRGFNWRYIVVDEGQRIKNANSQLARMLRTFNSVHRLLLTGTPLQNDLNELWALLNFLQPDIFNDLDVFQSWFNVKEMQGEAGAQKIIKQESEKNVVSMLREILKPFMLRRIKEEIALDLPGKKELIVYAPITELQRDLYTAVLNYDSNVLSMKVPESETIFVPDGTRPKRACTMRNKFSDNYFDPFELKKMDDNDDKAGPSYPTSSNYDYKVKEEPRDEKKLTTGQENCLSTWKKYADVNDRNRDYFIRSNFGGNRYPLYRKIVNHPYLVHWPKAPNGYLEINEDLLKTSGKLLVLDAMLKKLHAQGHKVLIFSTLVMLLDLLEEYLTLRPWKYVALSGRTSIEERKVNIESFNNDPDVFIFLVSTRAGGVGLNLAGADTIILYDSDWNPQVDIQAMARCHRIGQTRPVVVYKLCTKGTIDEIIMTRAHAKRNLEKMVISKQLESANIMSGDFIKQMQQLLKTTDSIVVTSEKDVYTDAELEAILDRSDLYQGKA